Proteins encoded within one genomic window of Natator depressus isolate rNatDep1 chromosome 1, rNatDep2.hap1, whole genome shotgun sequence:
- the SLN gene encoding sarcolipin encodes MDRSTQELFLNFMIVLITVLLMWILVKSYQE; translated from the coding sequence ATGGACCGATCCACGCAAGAGCTTTTCCTCAACTTCATGATTGTCCTCATAACTGTGCTCCTCATGTGGATTCTGGTGAAATCTTATCAGGAATAA